A genomic stretch from Candidatus Omnitrophota bacterium includes:
- a CDS encoding phosphodiester glycosidase family protein, with translation MQTIWKSPRGWRMEFSALIFLLLFAAQSFAEPWWSSKSEEEKIQVDAGIFYRRYLYQTVINKPVRAHVLSVTGVGSQYVFGVLGSYGALFAPSDFARQSEALAAVNGGFFSVRPNRARGLVAAHGRILYPPHQENYRSTVGFNSSKILFDWIGPEDIDKYRFQTQKPGWNDCHAALAAGPILIKDGTTCLYLAESFNLNERNPRTAIAQMADGMALMVVVDGRQPDWSAGVTLGELTDMLADIGASDAMNLDGGGSSVMVVNNKLMNRPSDFALPGSPGKERAVANVVALFKK, from the coding sequence GGAAATCCCCGCGCGGCTGGAGAATGGAATTTTCCGCGCTGATTTTTCTGCTGCTATTCGCAGCGCAGTCGTTCGCGGAACCTTGGTGGTCTTCGAAGAGCGAAGAAGAAAAAATTCAAGTCGATGCGGGGATATTCTATCGGCGCTATCTTTATCAAACCGTCATAAACAAACCAGTGCGAGCGCATGTTCTCAGCGTTACGGGGGTGGGAAGCCAATACGTGTTCGGCGTACTGGGCAGCTATGGCGCGCTTTTTGCGCCCTCGGATTTCGCGCGGCAAAGCGAAGCGCTGGCCGCGGTCAATGGCGGTTTCTTTTCCGTGCGGCCCAACCGCGCGCGCGGTCTCGTCGCCGCTCACGGACGCATTCTGTATCCCCCGCACCAAGAAAACTATCGCAGTACGGTCGGCTTCAATTCGTCAAAAATTTTGTTCGATTGGATCGGGCCGGAAGATATCGATAAATACCGTTTCCAGACGCAAAAACCAGGTTGGAACGATTGCCATGCGGCCTTGGCGGCGGGACCGATTCTCATTAAAGATGGAACAACTTGCCTTTATTTAGCGGAAAGTTTCAACCTTAACGAACGCAATCCTCGGACGGCGATCGCCCAAATGGCGGACGGCATGGCGTTGATGGTAGTCGTGGATGGAAGGCAGCCGGATTGGAGCGCGGGAGTTACGTTGGGCGAATTGACGGATATGTTGGCGGATATCGGCGCCAGCGACGCCATGAATCTCGACGGCGGCGGATCGTCGGTCATGGTGGTCAACAATAAATTGATGAACCGTCCTTCCGATTTCGCTCTTCCGGGA